From a single Fusobacterium ulcerans ATCC 49185 genomic region:
- a CDS encoding 4Fe-4S dicluster domain-containing protein: MAEKKMVDIYILGKKYTVPSTLTIMDSMEYAGYQLIRSCGCRSGFCGACATVYRVQGQSELKVTLACQSEVEDGMYLTQIPFFPGKKAVYDMDKVEASADTMVENYPEIYKCIGCNACTKGCSQGINVMQYIAYAQRGEFEKCAHESFDCVGCGICASKCPAGITHYNVGLLARRITGKHIAPKSKHLIERVEEINAGKLDAELDEMMNKSIDELKDLYNHRDITK; encoded by the coding sequence ATGGCTGAAAAGAAAATGGTTGATATATATATATTAGGTAAAAAATATACTGTACCTTCAACTCTAACAATAATGGATTCTATGGAATATGCAGGATATCAGCTTATAAGAAGCTGTGGATGCAGATCAGGATTCTGTGGAGCTTGTGCTACTGTATATAGAGTGCAGGGGCAAAGTGAACTTAAAGTAACTCTTGCTTGTCAAAGTGAAGTAGAAGATGGAATGTATCTTACACAAATTCCTTTCTTCCCAGGAAAAAAAGCAGTTTATGATATGGATAAGGTGGAAGCATCTGCTGATACTATGGTGGAAAATTATCCTGAAATCTATAAATGTATAGGATGTAATGCTTGTACAAAAGGATGTTCTCAAGGAATCAATGTAATGCAGTATATCGCATATGCACAAAGAGGAGAATTTGAGAAATGTGCTCATGAATCATTTGACTGTGTAGGATGTGGAATATGTGCATCAAAATGTCCTGCTGGAATAACTCATTACAATGTAGGACTTTTAGCTCGTCGTATTACTGGAAAACATATAGCTCCTAAGAGTAAACATTTAATTGAAAGAGTTGAAGAAATCAATGCTGGAAAATTAGATGCAGAATTAGATGAAATGATGAATAAAAGTATAGATGAACTTAAAGATCTATACAATCACAGAGATATCACTAAATAG
- a CDS encoding FAD/NAD(P)-binding protein — MSCGCGCHDHDNDPLMPKVAIITNIRRDTPDVTTFRIESPEGGKPFDFMPGQCAMLSVPPIGEAIFSITSSPTVKDYMECSIKKCGIVTDYIHQLEEGAEIGIRGPYGNNFPVEEADVLKGKDLLFIAGGIGLAPLRSVINYVMDNRENYGKVDIVYGSRTPDDLVHQNDIFKVWPAQKDTNVHLTVDREFEGWDGHVGFVPNYVKELGLDNNKVALVCGPPIMIKFVLQGLEEIGFKKEQVFTTLELKMKCGVGKCGRCNIGDKYVCKDGPVFRCDEILELPNEY, encoded by the coding sequence ATGAGTTGTGGTTGCGGATGTCATGATCATGACAATGATCCTTTAATGCCTAAAGTGGCAATAATAACTAATATCAGAAGAGATACTCCTGATGTTACTACATTTAGAATAGAGAGCCCAGAAGGAGGAAAACCTTTTGACTTTATGCCAGGTCAATGTGCTATGCTGTCAGTTCCTCCAATAGGAGAAGCTATATTTTCTATAACTTCATCTCCTACTGTAAAAGATTATATGGAGTGCAGTATAAAAAAATGCGGAATAGTAACTGACTATATACACCAGCTTGAAGAAGGAGCTGAAATTGGTATAAGAGGACCATATGGAAATAACTTTCCTGTAGAAGAAGCAGATGTATTGAAAGGTAAAGACCTTCTGTTTATAGCTGGAGGGATAGGGCTTGCTCCTCTTCGTTCAGTTATTAACTATGTAATGGATAACAGAGAAAACTATGGAAAAGTGGATATCGTTTATGGTTCACGTACTCCAGATGATCTAGTACATCAAAATGATATTTTCAAAGTATGGCCTGCTCAGAAAGATACAAATGTACATCTGACAGTAGACAGAGAATTTGAAGGATGGGATGGACATGTTGGATTTGTACCAAACTATGTAAAAGAGCTTGGACTTGACAATAATAAGGTTGCTCTTGTGTGTGGACCTCCAATCATGATCAAATTTGTACTTCAAGGTTTGGAAGAAATCGGATTTAAGAAAGAACAAGTATTCACTACATTGGAACTTAAAATGAAATGTGGTGTAGGAAAATGCGGACGTTGCAACATTGGAGATAAATATGTCTGCAAAGATGGCCCAGTATTTAGATGTGACGAAATTTTAGAACTTCCAAATGAATATTAA
- a CDS encoding 4Fe-4S dicluster domain-containing protein yields the protein MKKVLKSRLPELWEAINNNFDLFLPMENGTLVNFGSYTVDKNVRLDVLKTNSSVKEFVFPQTETYLKFKNTRKKLELTPVNVVGRDYVLFGVRNCDAASFKIMDNIFLREPVDTYYRAHREKGIIVTMACNSPEETCFCSAFGIDAAEASPASDIVTWDMGDYILWETKSEKGEKLTTSVSSILEEAEDISALEILKKEIKEKMESLPLRELDPKKITKEQQELFDMEDFWGDISKKCLACGSCTFVCPTCHCYDVKDYDGGNAGERYRCWDSCMISDFTRMAHGNPRTNQLQRVRQRFMHKLVYYPKNHEGMYSCVGCGRCVEKCPVGLNIVRVIKRLGEE from the coding sequence ATGAAAAAAGTATTAAAAAGCAGATTGCCAGAATTATGGGAAGCTATTAATAATAATTTTGATTTATTTCTTCCAATGGAAAATGGTACTCTTGTAAATTTTGGAAGTTATACAGTTGATAAAAATGTAAGATTAGATGTACTTAAGACAAATTCATCTGTGAAAGAATTTGTTTTTCCACAAACTGAAACATATTTAAAATTTAAGAATACAAGGAAAAAACTTGAACTGACACCAGTAAATGTAGTGGGAAGAGATTATGTACTTTTTGGTGTAAGAAACTGTGATGCAGCAAGTTTTAAAATAATGGATAACATATTTCTGAGAGAACCAGTAGACACATATTATAGAGCCCATAGAGAAAAAGGAATCATAGTAACTATGGCATGTAATTCACCAGAAGAAACTTGTTTCTGCAGTGCTTTTGGAATAGATGCGGCTGAAGCTTCACCAGCTTCTGATATAGTTACTTGGGATATGGGAGACTATATCTTATGGGAAACTAAAAGTGAAAAAGGAGAAAAACTTACAACTTCTGTATCTTCTATACTTGAAGAAGCTGAAGATATAAGTGCTCTTGAAATACTAAAAAAAGAAATTAAAGAGAAAATGGAGTCACTTCCTTTAAGAGAACTTGATCCAAAAAAAATAACAAAGGAACAGCAGGAGCTTTTTGATATGGAAGATTTCTGGGGAGATATCAGCAAAAAGTGCCTTGCATGTGGTTCTTGTACATTTGTATGTCCAACTTGTCACTGCTATGATGTAAAAGATTATGATGGAGGAAATGCTGGAGAAAGATATAGATGTTGGGACTCTTGTATGATATCAGACTTTACTCGTATGGCTCATGGAAATCCAAGAACCAATCAATTACAGAGAGTAAGACAAAGATTTATGCACAAACTTGTATATTATCCAAAAAATCATGAGGGAATGTACTCTTGTGTAGGATGTGGAAGATGTGTTGAGAAATGTCCTGTGGGATTAAATATTGTAAGAGTAATAAAAAGATTGGGGGAGGAATAA
- a CDS encoding 4Fe-4S dicluster domain-containing protein gives MEIMTEKIREIAKEALSSNKVQMVIGWEKGDFSFESIPVFITDAEQADKLVLDVYCINNLSKYLMEQTQKYEKIGIFLKGCDSLGLNQLLKDHRIDREKIYIWGVPCSGMVDSKNNKYTKCETCLHPTPVVYDELLGEEITSEIDPEERFREVKVLENMTADERYEFWSNEFSRCIRCNACRNICPACSCVKCVFDNDEINVLGKANVAPENGFFHLTRAYHVAGNCVDCGECARICPAHIRLDLLNRKIIKDINETYGTWEAGLDSETPAPLVSYTLEDKDNFAVKKGGK, from the coding sequence ATGGAAATAATGACTGAAAAAATTAGAGAAATAGCTAAAGAAGCACTTTCAAGTAATAAAGTCCAAATGGTAATTGGTTGGGAAAAAGGAGACTTTTCATTTGAATCTATACCAGTTTTCATCACTGATGCTGAACAGGCTGACAAACTTGTATTAGATGTTTACTGTATAAATAACCTGAGCAAATACCTTATGGAGCAAACACAGAAATATGAAAAAATTGGAATATTTTTAAAAGGATGCGATTCATTAGGATTAAACCAGCTATTAAAAGACCATAGAATAGACAGAGAAAAAATTTATATATGGGGAGTTCCATGCAGTGGAATGGTTGATTCTAAAAATAATAAATATACAAAATGTGAAACTTGTCTTCACCCTACTCCAGTGGTATATGATGAATTACTGGGGGAGGAAATAACTTCTGAAATTGATCCTGAAGAAAGATTCAGAGAAGTAAAAGTACTTGAAAATATGACTGCTGATGAAAGATATGAATTCTGGAGTAATGAATTTTCAAGATGTATCAGATGTAATGCCTGTCGTAATATATGTCCAGCATGCAGTTGTGTAAAATGTGTATTTGATAATGATGAGATAAATGTTTTAGGAAAAGCTAATGTAGCTCCTGAAAATGGATTCTTCCACTTAACAAGAGCTTACCATGTAGCTGGAAACTGTGTGGACTGTGGAGAATGTGCAAGAATATGTCCTGCTCATATCAGACTTGATTTATTAAATAGAAAAATAATAAAAGATATTAATGAAACTTATGGAACATGGGAAGCAGGACTTGATTCTGAAACTCCAGCACCATTGGTATCATATACTCTAGAAGATAAAGATAATTTTGCAGTAAAAAAAGGAGGTAAATAA
- a CDS encoding hydrogenase iron-sulfur subunit — MSSVEKVEKEEFKPLIVAFCCNWCSYAGADLAGTSRLNYPANVKIIRVPCSCRVNTNFIIRAFQKGADGVVIAGCHPGDCHYSTGNYYTRRRFSVFINLLEYMGIEKERFKIDWISAAEANKFATVMNEVLENVHRLGPNKKLRDGRWK; from the coding sequence ATGTCGTCTGTAGAAAAAGTAGAAAAAGAAGAATTCAAACCTTTGATAGTTGCATTTTGCTGTAACTGGTGTAGTTATGCAGGTGCAGATCTAGCAGGGACAAGCAGATTGAACTACCCTGCTAATGTAAAAATAATTCGTGTTCCATGCTCTTGCAGAGTAAATACTAACTTCATAATCCGTGCTTTCCAAAAAGGTGCAGATGGAGTAGTCATTGCAGGATGTCACCCAGGGGACTGTCACTACTCAACAGGAAACTATTACACAAGACGTCGTTTCTCTGTATTCATCAATCTTCTTGAGTATATGGGAATAGAAAAAGAACGTTTCAAAATAGACTGGATATCAGCTGCAGAAGCAAATAAGTTTGCTACAGTAATGAATGAAGTATTGGAAAACGTTCATAGACTTGGACCAAATAAAAAGTTGAGGGATGGTAGATGGAAATAA
- a CDS encoding CoB--CoM heterodisulfide reductase iron-sulfur subunit A family protein: MQRVGVFVCWCGNNIAGTVDVERVSEVAKDIPGVVYSTNYQYMCSEIGQNLLKDAIKEHNLDRVVVASCSPRMHETTFRNAAAKAGLNPYLVEIANIREHCSWVHKDKEQGTEKAIALVKAAVAKAILNAPLVSGESGVEKRALVIGGGIAGIQTALDIADAGFKVDIVEKQPSIGGKMAQLDKTFPTLDCSACILTPKMVDASMHPNITLHTYSEIEAVNGYVGNFTVSIKKKARYVDMDKCTGCGICVEKCPSRKAGNEFEENLTKRGAIYKAFAQAVPNVPVIDSTQCIKMATGKCGICEKLCMAKAIDFTQKDEIIEEKYGAIVVATGYDLINLEKLGEYNYSHPNVITSLEFERLTNAAGPTHGKFLKPSDHTKPKKVVFVQCVGSRDTSDRGKPYCSKICCMYTAKHAMLLRDKYPDIEAYVFYIDVRTPGKNFDEFQRRAVEEYGVQYIKGMVGKVFPEGDKLMVNGVDALTGQTVVIDADMVVLAAATRAKDDAVALKRKLNISTDTNNFFTEAHPKLKPVETASAGIYLAGACQGPKDIPETVAQASAAAAKAIILLCKDKLVNNPCVSSVNTDLCSGCGQCAQMCPYDAISLKMTDIRDHGKVVRRLVATVNDALCQGCGGCTVSCRPGAIDLRGFSNKQIMAEVDAICRL; the protein is encoded by the coding sequence TTGCAAAGAGTTGGAGTTTTTGTTTGTTGGTGTGGGAATAATATAGCAGGTACTGTAGATGTAGAAAGAGTATCTGAAGTAGCAAAAGATATTCCTGGAGTAGTTTATTCAACAAATTATCAATATATGTGCTCAGAGATAGGGCAAAATTTATTAAAGGATGCTATAAAAGAGCATAACCTAGATAGAGTAGTAGTTGCTTCATGTTCTCCTAGAATGCATGAAACAACATTTCGTAATGCAGCTGCAAAAGCTGGATTGAATCCATATCTTGTTGAGATAGCAAATATAAGAGAACACTGTTCATGGGTACACAAAGATAAAGAGCAGGGAACAGAAAAAGCAATAGCACTTGTAAAAGCTGCTGTGGCAAAAGCTATTCTTAATGCTCCATTGGTATCTGGAGAGAGTGGAGTAGAAAAAAGAGCATTAGTAATTGGAGGGGGAATTGCTGGTATACAGACAGCACTTGATATAGCTGATGCTGGATTCAAAGTAGATATAGTTGAGAAGCAGCCAAGTATAGGTGGAAAAATGGCTCAGTTAGATAAGACATTCCCTACACTTGACTGTTCAGCATGTATTTTGACACCTAAGATGGTTGATGCTTCTATGCATCCAAACATCACTTTACACACATACAGTGAAATAGAAGCTGTAAATGGTTATGTAGGAAACTTTACAGTATCTATAAAGAAAAAAGCTCGTTATGTAGATATGGATAAATGTACAGGGTGTGGAATCTGTGTTGAAAAATGTCCTTCAAGAAAAGCAGGAAATGAATTTGAAGAAAATCTAACTAAAAGAGGAGCTATATATAAAGCATTTGCACAGGCAGTACCTAATGTACCAGTAATCGATAGTACTCAATGTATAAAAATGGCAACTGGAAAATGCGGGATCTGTGAAAAACTTTGTATGGCAAAAGCCATAGATTTTACTCAAAAAGATGAAATTATTGAAGAAAAATATGGAGCTATAGTAGTAGCTACTGGATATGACCTTATCAATCTTGAGAAGTTAGGTGAATATAATTATTCTCACCCTAATGTAATAACTTCGCTGGAATTTGAAAGACTTACAAATGCAGCAGGACCTACTCATGGAAAATTCCTTAAACCTTCAGATCATACAAAACCTAAAAAAGTAGTTTTTGTACAATGTGTTGGTTCAAGAGATACAAGTGACAGAGGAAAACCTTACTGTTCAAAAATCTGTTGTATGTATACAGCAAAACATGCAATGCTTCTTAGAGATAAATATCCAGATATTGAGGCATATGTATTCTATATAGATGTGAGAACGCCTGGTAAAAACTTTGATGAGTTCCAAAGAAGAGCAGTCGAAGAATATGGAGTTCAATATATCAAAGGTATGGTTGGAAAAGTATTCCCAGAAGGGGATAAATTAATGGTAAATGGTGTAGATGCACTTACTGGGCAGACAGTTGTTATAGATGCTGATATGGTAGTACTGGCAGCAGCTACAAGAGCTAAGGATGATGCAGTAGCTTTAAAAAGAAAGCTTAACATCAGTACAGATACAAACAATTTCTTTACAGAGGCACATCCAAAACTTAAACCAGTAGAAACTGCTTCAGCAGGAATATATTTAGCAGGAGCTTGCCAAGGACCTAAAGATATTCCTGAAACAGTAGCACAGGCCAGTGCAGCAGCAGCAAAAGCAATAATTCTGCTTTGCAAAGATAAACTTGTAAATAACCCTTGTGTATCTTCTGTAAATACTGACCTATGCAGTGGATGTGGTCAATGTGCACAGATGTGTCCATATGATGCTATCTCTCTAAAAATGACTGATATCAGAGATCATGGAAAAGTTGTAAGAAGATTAGTAGCAACAGTAAATGATGCACTATGTCAAGGATGTGGAGGATGTACAGTATCTTGCCGTCCAGGAGCAATTGACCTTAGAGGATTCTCAAATAAACAAATTATGGCGGAGGTAGATGCAATATGTCGTCTGTAG
- a CDS encoding 4Fe-4S dicluster domain-containing protein codes for MERDKVVFNKDRKDVLTIEEISKEKTANCMQCGKCSAGCPATDGMDILPHQVIRHLQMGDVETIKNSKTIWTCASCFTCASRCPRNVDLCKLMEAVRLTIVRKKGSSKLIPEDVPEIMSDKKMPQQAIVSAFRKYSK; via the coding sequence TTGGAAAGAGATAAAGTAGTTTTCAATAAAGATAGAAAAGATGTACTTACGATAGAGGAAATTAGTAAGGAAAAAACAGCAAATTGCATGCAGTGTGGAAAATGTTCTGCTGGATGTCCTGCTACTGATGGAATGGACATACTTCCTCATCAAGTAATAAGACATCTGCAAATGGGAGATGTAGAAACAATAAAAAACAGTAAAACTATATGGACTTGTGCTTCTTGTTTTACTTGTGCTTCTCGTTGTCCTAGAAATGTAGATCTTTGTAAATTGATGGAAGCAGTTCGTCTAACTATTGTAAGAAAAAAAGGAAGCAGTAAATTGATTCCTGAGGATGTACCAGAAATAATGTCAGATAAAAAGATGCCGCAACAAGCCATTGTTAGTGCATTTCGTAAGTATAGTAAATAA
- a CDS encoding CoB--CoM heterodisulfide reductase iron-sulfur subunit B family protein: MKFSYYPGCTLKTKAQDLEKYALDSAAALGVELEEQKDWQCCGAVFPLGSDEIATKLSSVRSLAASYAKGEKLVTICSACHHVIKRTNEELKSNEDMRKKVNNYLQLENDYSGEGEVIHYLEMLRDEIGFDKIAEKVVKPLNRKIAAYYGCMLLKPKKAMNFDDPENPAIIENFIKALGGTPVLYPYRTECCGAYLAVNNKELTEKMSSKIIKSALDNGAEEIVTACPLCKYNLELKDTASVSYFSEILAEALGVK, from the coding sequence ATGAAATTTAGCTATTACCCTGGTTGTACTTTAAAAACTAAAGCACAAGACCTTGAGAAATATGCCTTAGATTCAGCAGCTGCTCTAGGTGTAGAATTAGAAGAGCAGAAAGATTGGCAATGTTGTGGGGCTGTATTTCCACTAGGTTCAGATGAAATTGCTACAAAACTTTCTTCAGTAAGAAGTCTAGCAGCTTCTTATGCTAAGGGAGAGAAACTTGTGACTATATGTTCTGCTTGTCATCATGTGATAAAAAGAACAAATGAAGAATTAAAATCTAATGAAGATATGAGAAAAAAAGTAAATAATTATCTTCAATTAGAAAATGACTACTCAGGAGAAGGAGAAGTAATTCACTATCTTGAAATGTTAAGAGATGAAATAGGATTTGATAAGATAGCAGAGAAAGTGGTAAAACCTCTTAATCGTAAAATAGCAGCTTATTATGGATGTATGCTTTTAAAACCTAAAAAAGCAATGAACTTTGATGATCCAGAAAATCCAGCAATAATAGAAAATTTCATAAAAGCACTTGGAGGAACTCCAGTACTTTACCCATATAGAACAGAATGCTGTGGAGCTTATCTTGCTGTAAATAATAAAGAACTTACAGAGAAAATGAGCAGTAAGATAATAAAATCAGCTTTAGATAATGGAGCAGAGGAAATTGTAACAGCTTGTCCTTTGTGCAAGTATAACTTGGAACTTAAAGATACAGCATCTGTAAGTTATTTTTCAGAGATTTTAGCTGAAGCTTTAGGAGTTAAGTAG
- a CDS encoding DUF2628 domain-containing protein gives MKNPLLIEDIEFIESNIESFQEHVGNSFNHYMNEWLSDNVKFNFWAFFLAPFWLGYKGLYEYAILYIIFINATSDHLPSVYLAFLFLFPTYLGFKGNILYFEKVKNNIKKGRQVSGGMIGVLIVILFQLFIFNVFYN, from the coding sequence ATGAAAAATCCATTACTAATAGAAGATATTGAATTTATAGAAAGTAATATAGAATCTTTCCAAGAACATGTTGGAAACAGTTTCAATCATTATATGAATGAATGGCTTTCTGACAATGTAAAATTTAATTTCTGGGCATTTTTTCTTGCTCCTTTCTGGTTGGGATACAAAGGTCTTTACGAATATGCTATTCTATATATAATATTTATTAATGCTACCTCAGATCATCTTCCATCAGTTTACTTGGCATTTCTTTTTCTTTTTCCTACCTACTTAGGTTTCAAAGGAAATATCTTATATTTTGAAAAGGTAAAAAATAATATAAAAAAAGGAAGACAAGTAAGTGGAGGAATGATAGGAGTTCTTATAGTTATTCTATTCCAACTGTTTATTTTTAATGTCTTTTACAACTAA
- a CDS encoding endonuclease V, giving the protein MRYSKNKVCSASLKTHKGVKLVFVFVGNCMKLETAIKIIMLLVEKESHIPLPTRYAYIATHKMRDFYKNNK; this is encoded by the coding sequence ATAAGATATAGTAAAAATAAAGTATGTAGTGCATCTTTAAAAACTCATAAAGGAGTAAAACTAGTATTTGTATTTGTAGGTAATTGTATGAAATTAGAAACAGCTATTAAAATAATAATGCTGCTGGTTGAAAAAGAAAGTCATATACCACTTCCAACAAGATATGCATATATAGCTACACATAAAATGAGAGATTTTTATAAAAATAATAAGTAA
- a CDS encoding GntR family transcriptional regulator translates to MLKIYDDIMGKTNSSFAYKILKENILRLDLKPGEELREIDLFHSLNMSRTPIREALILLKHDGLIETLPQSGTFVTKIDKDRFEDGRMLRICVEEKMIQLACDNFPKEHLKRLEDNLVKQKFILDTTRDYVEFHKLDVEFHQMIFEGVGYKDLFKVTTDNFFDYQRVRVLNSSNKIKDNFIQESHLKILDIIKSKKKDKVHELLNEHFSRLPAKLEYFIEEYPFYFK, encoded by the coding sequence GTGCTGAAGATATACGACGATATAATGGGTAAAACAAATTCTAGTTTTGCATACAAAATATTGAAGGAGAATATACTTAGACTTGATTTAAAACCAGGAGAGGAACTTCGTGAAATTGATTTGTTCCATTCTCTTAATATGAGCCGTACACCTATTAGAGAGGCACTTATTCTTTTAAAGCATGATGGATTAATAGAAACTCTTCCTCAAAGTGGAACTTTTGTCACTAAAATAGATAAAGATAGATTTGAAGATGGAAGAATGTTAAGAATTTGTGTGGAAGAGAAAATGATACAACTAGCTTGTGATAATTTTCCAAAAGAGCATTTGAAAAGGTTAGAAGATAATCTTGTAAAGCAGAAATTTATTCTTGATACTACTAGAGATTATGTTGAATTTCATAAACTTGATGTGGAGTTTCACCAAATGATATTTGAGGGAGTAGGATATAAAGACTTATTTAAAGTAACTACAGACAATTTTTTTGATTATCAAAGAGTGAGAGTATTAAATTCGTCTAATAAGATAAAAGATAATTTTATTCAAGAGAGTCATTTGAAGATATTAGACATTATTAAAAGCAAGAAAAAAGATAAAGTTCATGAACTGCTTAATGAGCATTTTTCGAGATTACCAGCAAAACTTGAATACTTTATTGAAGAATATCCATTTTATTTTAAATAA
- the thiE gene encoding thiamine phosphate synthase: MRNRKDIPEGLYGITGDNFANGKSNYQCVEEMIKGGIKIVQYRDKRKNSREKVEEAKVIRELCRKNNVLFIVNDDVAIAMLVDADGVHVGQEDMKPADVRKLIGENKIIGLSTHSEEQGMEAYNNEDVDYIGVGPIFPTTTKDTAPVGLEYLEFAVKNLYLPFIAIGGIKDYNIDEIINRGAKRICLVSDIVGAENICKKIIYLNNKILKK; this comes from the coding sequence TTGAGGAATAGAAAAGATATACCAGAAGGATTATATGGAATAACTGGAGATAATTTTGCCAATGGAAAAAGTAATTATCAATGTGTAGAGGAAATGATAAAAGGTGGAATTAAAATAGTTCAATACAGAGATAAAAGAAAAAATTCAAGAGAAAAAGTGGAAGAGGCAAAAGTTATAAGAGAACTCTGTAGAAAAAACAATGTGCTTTTCATAGTAAATGATGATGTAGCTATTGCTATGCTGGTAGATGCTGATGGAGTACATGTAGGACAGGAGGATATGAAGCCAGCTGATGTGAGAAAGCTTATAGGAGAGAATAAAATTATAGGTTTATCTACTCATTCTGAAGAACAGGGGATGGAGGCATACAATAATGAAGATGTAGACTATATTGGAGTAGGGCCTATATTTCCAACAACAACAAAAGATACTGCTCCAGTGGGATTGGAATATTTAGAATTTGCTGTAAAGAATCTTTATTTACCATTTATCGCTATCGGAGGAATAAAGGATTATAATATAGATGAAATAATAAATAGAGGGGCTAAAAGGATATGTCTTGTAAGTGATATTGTAGGAGCAGAGAATATATGCAAAAAAATTATATATCTTAATAATAAAATTTTGAAAAAATAA
- the thiF gene encoding sulfur carrier protein ThiS adenylyltransferase ThiF, translating into MRIGIAGTGGIGSNTAVHLVRSGVKELKFGDFDVIEESNLNRQFYFKDQLGKYKAEMLYENLKRINPNGDFQYKIIKFERANIKEFFQDCDIIIEGFDKKEYKSMLVEELYPLGKLIISASGIASYDCKEIQVKEAGKNLYIVGDFKKDISIYKTYSHKVGIISALMAEIALKRGGYIEE; encoded by the coding sequence ATGAGAATAGGAATAGCAGGAACAGGTGGAATAGGTTCTAATACCGCTGTTCATCTTGTGAGATCAGGTGTAAAAGAATTAAAATTTGGAGATTTTGATGTCATTGAGGAATCAAATCTCAACAGACAGTTTTATTTTAAAGATCAGCTAGGAAAATATAAAGCAGAGATGTTATATGAAAATTTGAAAAGGATAAACCCTAATGGTGATTTTCAATATAAAATCATTAAATTTGAAAGAGCAAATATAAAAGAATTTTTTCAAGACTGTGATATAATAATAGAAGGCTTTGATAAAAAAGAGTATAAAAGTATGCTTGTAGAAGAGTTGTATCCTTTAGGAAAATTGATAATATCTGCTTCAGGGATAGCCAGTTATGACTGTAAGGAAATCCAAGTGAAAGAAGCAGGAAAGAATCTGTACATAGTAGGAGATTTTAAAAAAGATATTTCTATATACAAAACATATTCTCATAAGGTGGGGATAATATCTGCTCTTATGGCAGAGATAGCTTTAAAAAGAGGTGGATATATTGAGGAATAG